One genomic window of Stieleria sp. JC731 includes the following:
- a CDS encoding response regulator transcription factor produces MASSLTAPVNEFIETTERKSLYIVDDEREFLSSLAMSLREFGYQPVTFDHPKYLLDVVKPDEVGCVISDLRMPEMGGVELIRRLTGRGSCLSVILLTAFADVATAVDAMKLGAVSVVEKPFHLQRLADEIELAMQRSEDDQHRASKIAEAEELLNKLTNEEAAVLDLATKGYPNREISRQLDISPRTVDRRRQSALRKLNADSVADFAVLRTRLDSK; encoded by the coding sequence ATGGCCTCTTCACTAACTGCGCCGGTGAACGAATTCATCGAAACGACCGAACGTAAATCGCTGTACATCGTCGATGACGAGCGAGAATTTCTATCCAGTCTCGCGATGTCGTTGCGAGAATTTGGGTATCAGCCCGTTACCTTCGATCATCCAAAGTATCTGTTGGATGTCGTTAAACCGGACGAGGTGGGCTGTGTAATCAGCGACCTCCGAATGCCGGAGATGGGAGGCGTCGAGTTGATTCGGCGTTTAACCGGTCGAGGGTCGTGCCTTTCCGTCATTTTGCTGACCGCTTTTGCCGATGTCGCAACCGCTGTTGATGCGATGAAGCTCGGTGCCGTCAGTGTGGTGGAAAAGCCGTTCCACTTGCAGCGCCTTGCTGATGAAATCGAATTGGCGATGCAACGTTCTGAAGACGATCAGCATCGAGCATCGAAAATCGCCGAGGCGGAAGAATTGCTCAATAAGCTGACGAACGAAGAGGCAGCGGTTCTGGATCTTGCCACCAAAGGCTATCCGAACCGAGAGATCTCGCGCCAGTTGGATATCAGCCCACGAACCGTTGATCGTCGTCGTCAATCAGCATTGCGAAAGCTGAATGCCGATTCGGTTGCGGACTTCGCGGTTCTGCGAACGCGGCTGGATTCAAAGTAG
- a CDS encoding carbamoyltransferase: MTAILGLSAFFHDSAAALIADGRIIAAAQEERFSRIKHDEGFPTCAIKYCLEEAGLTEEQIDFVGFYEKPLLKFDRLLETYLSYAPVGFVSFRKAMPNWIAEKLRIRRLIKQGLNRKYRRRIVFCSHHEAHAASAFYPSPFDQAAILTMDGVGEWSTSTMGIGRHDQIKLIQQTRFPHSLGLLYSAFTHYCGFRVNSGEYKLMGLAPYGQPRYVDLIKDRLVKIHDDGSFRLNLDYFGFCQTLRMTTPKLHRLLGRGPRERDSQIEALDKDLAASIQTVTEEIVLKAATELHRITGLDKLCMAGGVALNCVANGRLLRESPFEKIWVQPAAGDAGGALGVAFLIWHQLLKKARPYEPSSTGVDFQNGSLLGPSYSAKSIAELLQGRGQAFRQFDDEDLLHHHIAKLLAEGKVVGRFAGRAEFGPRALGNRSILGDPRVAEMQSTMNMKIKFRESFRPFAPAVLASEAHRFFDLSEDTTSPYMLMVCNVKTDSLPATTHVDGSARVQTVNDVDNPSFAKLLKTFHQTTGCPVLINTSFNVRGEPIVGSPEDALRCFQNTEMDAVVLENCVIEK, translated from the coding sequence ATGACCGCCATCCTAGGCCTATCCGCTTTCTTTCACGACTCCGCTGCAGCACTGATTGCTGACGGACGGATCATTGCCGCGGCGCAAGAAGAACGCTTCTCACGCATAAAGCATGACGAAGGGTTCCCCACATGCGCGATCAAATATTGTCTTGAAGAGGCAGGCTTAACCGAAGAGCAAATCGACTTCGTCGGGTTCTATGAAAAACCGTTGCTGAAGTTCGATCGGCTGCTAGAGACATACTTGTCATATGCCCCCGTAGGCTTCGTTTCATTTCGCAAAGCGATGCCGAATTGGATCGCAGAAAAACTGCGAATCCGGCGATTGATCAAGCAGGGGCTGAATCGAAAGTATCGTCGCCGTATCGTCTTTTGCTCGCATCACGAAGCACATGCGGCAAGTGCGTTCTACCCATCGCCTTTTGATCAGGCCGCGATCCTGACGATGGATGGAGTCGGCGAATGGAGCACTTCGACAATGGGAATCGGTCGCCATGATCAGATCAAATTGATTCAGCAAACGCGTTTTCCTCACTCGCTGGGACTGCTGTATTCAGCATTTACCCACTATTGCGGATTTCGCGTGAACTCAGGTGAATACAAATTGATGGGGCTTGCGCCGTATGGTCAGCCTCGATATGTCGATCTCATCAAAGACCGGTTGGTCAAGATCCATGATGACGGATCCTTTCGGCTTAACCTCGACTACTTTGGGTTCTGCCAAACGCTTCGGATGACGACACCGAAGCTTCACCGACTGCTCGGACGCGGCCCCCGGGAACGCGATTCGCAAATCGAGGCACTGGACAAGGATCTGGCTGCATCGATCCAAACTGTCACCGAGGAAATCGTGCTAAAAGCAGCGACGGAACTCCATCGCATCACTGGGCTCGACAAACTTTGCATGGCAGGCGGTGTTGCGCTGAATTGCGTAGCCAACGGGCGACTGCTTCGGGAAAGCCCATTTGAAAAGATATGGGTTCAACCTGCTGCTGGGGACGCGGGCGGTGCACTCGGCGTTGCGTTTCTGATCTGGCACCAACTGCTGAAAAAAGCCCGACCGTACGAACCATCCAGCACCGGAGTTGATTTTCAAAACGGAAGCCTGCTGGGGCCGAGCTATTCCGCGAAATCGATCGCCGAGCTGCTGCAGGGCAGGGGACAAGCGTTTCGGCAATTTGATGACGAAGATCTGCTCCATCACCACATTGCTAAACTGTTGGCCGAAGGAAAAGTCGTTGGACGATTCGCCGGGCGTGCGGAGTTTGGACCGCGGGCACTGGGCAACCGAAGCATCCTTGGCGACCCTCGAGTTGCCGAGATGCAGTCGACCATGAATATGAAAATCAAATTTCGCGAATCGTTTCGCCCCTTTGCCCCAGCAGTTTTGGCAAGCGAGGCACACCGCTTCTTTGATCTTTCGGAAGATACCACCAGCCCCTACATGCTGATGGTTTGCAATGTGAAAACAGATTCATTGCCTGCGACAACACATGTGGACGGCAGTGCACGGGTTCAAACGGTCAACGATGTCGACAACCCCAGCTTCGCAAAGCTGCTAAAGACATTCCATCAAACAACCGGTTGCCCGGTGCTGATCAACACAAGCTTTAACGTGCGTGGTGAACCGATTGTCGGCTCACCCGAAGACGCCCTGCGATGTTTCCAAAACACCGAGATGGACGCAGTTGTTTTAGAAAACTGCGTCATCGAAAAATAA
- a CDS encoding hydantoinase/oxoprolinase family protein, whose product MCSTYSPVVGIDIGGANLKYAHSSGVTLAVDFPLWRKSDCLATQLINDLAILPPHQMVVVTMTGELADCFLDREVGVKHIVGQTQLAAQRSGVGLQIYGVGGGWYTDQTFSDQTDRIAAANWHALASHASSYLPSGRTGLLIDIGSTTTDLIPIINGQVATGARTDFDRLCEGSLVYVGGQRTPVSSIVNELTFRNRQVPIMREVFSTMDDVRLLLGLTKESRSCETADGKPRDLFHAANRIARMIGLGHREVSLNDAANLAAQVFNAATELIDQGIRKLFAQYDMHGVQERSDDGHAINVIVSGHADDLVPKSLLESASLLSDHLGPEQSRCATAIALTRLWEQQVCDAS is encoded by the coding sequence ATGTGTTCAACCTATTCGCCTGTCGTCGGGATTGATATCGGGGGCGCGAATCTAAAGTACGCACACAGCAGTGGTGTCACGCTCGCAGTCGATTTTCCGCTGTGGCGAAAAAGCGATTGCTTGGCAACGCAATTGATCAACGATCTGGCGATATTGCCACCGCATCAGATGGTCGTTGTCACCATGACAGGCGAACTGGCAGATTGCTTTTTAGATCGTGAAGTCGGTGTCAAACATATCGTCGGCCAAACGCAACTGGCCGCTCAACGTTCCGGCGTCGGTCTGCAAATCTATGGTGTTGGCGGAGGATGGTATACCGACCAAACCTTCAGCGATCAAACCGATCGGATCGCAGCCGCGAACTGGCACGCTTTGGCAAGCCATGCGTCTAGCTATCTCCCTTCCGGACGAACAGGACTTTTGATCGATATCGGAAGCACCACAACTGACTTGATTCCGATCATCAATGGACAGGTTGCCACGGGAGCCCGAACGGATTTTGATCGTCTTTGTGAAGGTTCGTTGGTCTATGTCGGTGGTCAGCGAACACCAGTCAGTTCGATCGTCAACGAATTGACATTCAGGAACCGCCAAGTGCCCATCATGCGAGAAGTTTTTAGCACGATGGACGATGTCCGATTATTGTTGGGACTGACAAAGGAATCGAGGTCTTGCGAAACCGCCGACGGCAAGCCACGAGATTTATTCCACGCGGCCAACCGAATCGCACGAATGATTGGACTTGGACATCGCGAAGTTTCATTGAACGACGCAGCAAATTTGGCAGCACAAGTCTTTAATGCCGCAACCGAATTGATTGACCAAGGGATCAGAAAACTGTTCGCTCAATACGACATGCATGGCGTTCAAGAACGATCTGACGATGGACATGCAATTAATGTAATTGTCTCGGGTCATGCCGACGATCTGGTCCCAAAGTCGCTGCTAGAATCTGCTTCGCTACTTTCCGATCATTTGGGCCCTGAACAATCTCGCTGTGCAACGGCTATCGCGTTGACTCGTCTGTGGGAGCAACAGGTGTGCGACGCGTCATAA
- a CDS encoding ATP-grasp domain-containing protein: MNIFVGEYVCGGGLVGATDEAGLDELRSEGEAMLRALVADVSKFAETTVVLDEQLDVECEATTKIKFDNGSPLWAQWAKAAAGCDAALIIAPEVDGLLAKGVGVLRSAGVDVIAGSGDFLRVASDKLLTAQLLHRAGVNHPPFVAPEDERMIGVLADCHKFVIKPRDGCGTQEIETFSDFREARKALKTGSIMQGWMNGRSISISYLASGNYQTFLPAVSQVISPEHCNYSGGCGPLDDESQRRATAIASRAIAAMPPTARGFVGLDLILGDEPSQDCVIEINPRLTTSYVGLREMIHGNLAARLFDMETGPVRCKATVESVRWTPDGKVYFDAPLLA, encoded by the coding sequence TTGAACATTTTCGTCGGTGAATATGTCTGCGGAGGCGGATTGGTCGGGGCGACCGATGAAGCGGGCTTGGACGAGTTGCGCAGTGAAGGCGAAGCCATGCTTCGCGCACTGGTCGCAGACGTTTCAAAGTTCGCCGAAACCACCGTTGTTCTTGATGAACAACTGGATGTCGAATGTGAAGCGACAACGAAAATTAAATTCGACAACGGCAGTCCGCTTTGGGCACAGTGGGCCAAGGCTGCTGCCGGTTGCGATGCAGCCCTGATCATTGCTCCCGAAGTCGATGGTTTGCTAGCCAAAGGCGTCGGCGTTCTGCGTAGCGCCGGAGTCGATGTGATCGCTGGCAGCGGCGACTTTCTGCGCGTCGCCAGCGACAAATTGCTAACAGCACAGTTGCTGCACCGTGCCGGGGTCAACCACCCACCTTTTGTTGCCCCCGAAGACGAACGCATGATCGGCGTCCTTGCCGACTGCCACAAGTTCGTCATCAAGCCTCGCGATGGCTGTGGCACCCAAGAGATTGAAACGTTCAGCGACTTTCGCGAAGCACGAAAGGCGCTCAAGACCGGATCGATTATGCAAGGCTGGATGAATGGCCGAAGCATTTCGATCTCCTATCTTGCATCGGGCAACTACCAAACGTTCTTGCCCGCGGTTTCTCAGGTCATCAGCCCGGAACACTGCAACTACAGCGGCGGCTGTGGACCGCTGGACGATGAATCACAACGTCGCGCCACTGCGATTGCTTCGCGTGCCATTGCGGCGATGCCGCCAACCGCCCGCGGCTTTGTCGGCTTGGACCTGATCCTCGGTGACGAACCCAGCCAAGACTGCGTCATCGAAATCAACCCTCGGCTCACCACTTCCTACGTCGGACTTCGCGAGATGATCCACGGGAACTTGGCCGCTCGGCTGTTTGATATGGAAACCGGCCCCGTACGCTGCAAAGCGACCGTTGAATCGGTGCGTTGGACGCCGGACGGAAAAGTCTACTTCGACGCACCGTTGCTCGCCTAA